The following is a genomic window from Desulforhopalus sp..
GTGGAAAGGGTGTTATTCCTTGAGGATAGCGCCGATAAGCTCTTCGCGTTTCTGCGGCGATAGATACGGGGTCATGCGTATCTCTAGGATTTTTGCCTGCCGGTTTTTGCGGTGCTTGGCCGCCTCCTCGATAATAGTGCTGAGATCTTCGATATTACAGGGTTTTGTGAGGTAATTATAGGCGCCCAACTTGATTGCCTCAACCGCTGTGGTCACCGTGCTCCGGCCTGTGAGCATGAGGATCTCAACCAATGGCCGCCTTTTTTTCATAATTTTCAAGACTTCCAGCCCGTCCATTCCCGGCATGGCCAGATCAAGAACGACAACATCGATTCCCTCGTTGTGATCGAGGGTTGTAAGGCCCGCCTCGCCATCGGCAGCGGTGCAAACGGTAAAGCCTCTTTTGTCGAGGCGTAAGCCGAGGATTTCAGTGAAGGACTGGTCGTCGTCTATGACAAGAACAGTTGTTGGTTCCATGAGTTTTTTATACGTTTCTGCAGATATGCTAGTCTACTCACCTTTAATCAACAACTGATTGATCGGAATACTTGCCGGTTATTCCGACGTAACAAGCGCGAATTGCGGCAATGTCTTTTTCGGCGTCACCGGTGGGCAGAAAGGTCGATAGAAAGCCACCGGCCTTGCGCCGGTAATCGAGAAAAGCCAGGGCAATCGGGATATTGGCGCCGAGGGCGATATAGTAGAAGCCTGTCTTCCATTTTGTCACTTTGGCCCTTGTGCCTTCCGGTGGGACGGCGATGATCAGGCGGTCGCTTGCATTGAAGGCGGCAATGGTTTCGGCCACTACATTGTTTCGAGATTCCCTGTTTATTGGGATTCCGCCCAGCCAGCGCATCACCGGGCCGCGCCATCCGGAAAACAAGGAATCCTTGCCCATCCAGTGCATTTCAAACCGGTATACAAAGGCCATTGCCAGGGACAGGGGGAAGTCCCAGTTACTGGTATGGGGAGCGGCGATAAGCACGTATTTCGGCGCAGTGGGAGGGGTGCCTTCGATTTTCCAGCCGCGCACAGCGAGGCAGAATTTGCATAAGGCTGAAACGATCGGCTGCAGCACCGGGGTGCTGTACATTGTCTTTGCCACAAAAAGAATCCAGGTAGAAGAAATGGTTGTATCGCAACGGCAGAGGTTTTATTTGAGCAGGTAAGCTGCTCAGCCCTATGTCGGTGGCGAATTGCTTACTGCAAGGTGCTGGTTATCTTGTCAACAGCCTTTCTGTTGAGGGTTTCTGCGCAATAGGTCGCCCCTTTACTTGAGCCGACACCGTCTCGCCATTCCGCCAGGGTACCCCCCTTTTCATCAAGCAGCTTGTAGCGCAGATCAAGTGAAGCGGCGCCGGCACCGAAACCGACCAGGGCTCTGGCAGCGCGATTGCCGGCGTTGAAACGCTCCACCTCGGCAATCAGCAGTTTGCCCATATCGGCTTTATATTCGTGCATATTTTTGATCAGAACAGCACGAAAACCAGCCTTGTTGAGATTTTTGATAAGGTCGCGGTCCATCCAGGCTACTGTGTTGCCCAGTTCTCTCGTCTGGTCGGCAGTGAGTCCGGACATTTCGCCATCGAGGGTCAGGACTGCGATGTCCCGGACGACCGGTGGATTATTGGTGGTGGTGTTTTTTTTCTGACCACAGCCGGCGATGCATCCAAGCAGGAAAAAAATCGCGAGGAAGAGGGATGTTGCTTTTCTCATGTCGAACTCGTTCGGTAAAGGGGGATTGAATCCTCCGGTGATGCGGAGGTGAATGTTGCCGTTTGCCCAAAGCCTCAGCCAGGGCGCCTGAGAAATGGTTGTTATGTATTGCCAAGATCTTTTCGTGCCTTTTTCTGGATGGCGAGGTAGAGATTCTCGACCTTTTTTCTCGCCCAGGGGGTTTTACGTAAAAAGGTCAGGCTGGACTTGACCGAGGGATCGGTTGTGAAGCATCGTATGGCAATGCGCTTTCCAAGTTCTTCCCATCCATAGTATTCAAACAGGCTATTGATAATCCGTTCAAGAGTCAATCCCTGCAAAGGGGTTTTGCTGTTTTCTTTGTTCATAAGGTGGATTGACAAGCCGTGTCTGGCGGGTTTCAACGGAATAAAGTATCGCCGTCAGGGGATGTTACGGCCACCACTGGAGAACTGTCTGTTTGGTGCCGGGGTGAAGAAGATGCAGCATTATACAAAAATAGCCGGTAAAGTCATGATGATTTCTTCACAGCCTTTTTCTTCTCCTAGAATAAATGCGCAAAAGTAAGGAAAAATTATGAGAAAGCTAACGGCATCACCGGTGATCGTTGGAGTGCCACGATCCGGAACAACCTTATTGAGATTGATGCTGGACGCGCATCCGGAACTGGCGATCCCCCCCGAAACCGGTTTCCTGCTGCACCCTGGAACTTTCGAGGCATGCGTTTCGCCGGCAGAGATAGCCAGGAAAATAATGGACTTTCCCAGTGGTGCACCAGCTTGGGGAGATTATGGAATCTCGGAAGAGGTCTTTATGGGAGAGATTGCTCGCCTCCCGACATCGGCTGGTTTGGCAGAGGTGTTGCGGTTATTTTACCGTTTGTATGCCGACCGATTTGCCAAGCCGCGCTGGGGGGAGAAAACGCCCATGTATCTGCAACGGATGCAAGCCATCCATGCCATCCTGCCGGAAACACGTTTTATTCATATCATCAGAGACGGCCGGGATGTGGCACTGTCCTGGCGGCAGATGTGGTTCGCCCCCAGCCGGGATACTCTGGAACTTGTGCAGCGCTGGGTAAAGTTGGTCGGCGAAGCACGAGTACAATCACAAGGATTACCCTGCCTTGAGATACGGTATGAGGAGCTGCTCACTGATACTGAAAAAATCTTACGAAACATCTGCCGGTTCCTTGAGCTTGATTTCTCCCCCGAGATGCTGGAGTACCACCAAAATGCCGCATCCCGGCTCAGTGAGCATCGTGCTCGATATTCGAGCGACGGAACGCTCGTGGTGTCTCAAAGTCAACGGCTCCATCAACAGAGAAAGACCATGAGCCCGCCCGACGTAACAATGATCGACCGATGGAAGACGGAGATGTCTCAACAGGAAAAGGATGCATGTCTGAAGATCATGGGTGATCTCGCTCAGCCCATAAAGGAACCTTATTATACCGAGGAGGCATAGTTTTTTTCATAGCAGATAAGTTGCTCAGCTCCGTTTTAATCCTGGAAATGCTTGCCTTTCGAGCCGTAACGATTGCGACGAGTCTCGGCAAAAAAAATTGCGAAGTTTTCCCTAAACGGGTAGCTTAGGCGGCAAAATATCAGTGCTGCTCAGTTCTTGCTCCCCTTCATCCTCTCCAGGTAATGGTGGCTCATTTCGTGAGGTATTCCCCTCTGAGATAACAACGTTTCAATGCCCATATCAGACACCATCGCCAAATCAGTTTCCCCAGTGATCGTCAGTTGTCAAGGGGTCAGCAAGTGCTATTACAGCTACCATCGTCCGATGGATCGTTGGTGGGAGGGTTTGAATGCTTTGTTGGCACGTTGCATCGGCCTTCAAAAGCAGCATCGTCATACCGGTTTTTGGGCGCTGAGGGATGTCTCTCTTGAGATGTATAAAGGTGAGGCAGTCGGTATTGTTGGTCGGAATGGGTCGGGGAAATCGACACTCCTGCAACTTATCGTGGGCATCCTGAGTCCAAGCGAGGGGCAGATTAATGTCAGCGGCCGGGTTTCAGCGATGCTGGAGTTGGGTGCGGGATTTCACCCGGAATTCACTGGTGTCGAGAATGTCCGCATCAATGCCGCACTGCTCGGCCTGTCGCCGGCAACGATTGAAGAACGGCTGGCGTCGATCCTTGATTTTTCAGAGATCGGTGACTATGCCTTTATGCCGGTAAAAACCTATTCCTCGGGAATGTACGTCCGGCTTGCCTTTTCGGTGATGATTCATTCCTCCACCGATCTTCTGGTCATTGACGAGGCCCTTTCGGTCGGAGATGCTGCCTTTCAGGCAAAATGCATGAAGTGGATGCACGATTTCCAAAATGCCGGTGGCAGCCTACTTTTTGTCAGCCATGATGTTGCTGCCGTTCGTGCCCTGTGCAGTCGGGCAGTTTATCTGGAAAGTGGCAGGGTAAAAGAGATGGGGGCTGTCGGAGCAGTCACCGACCATTATTTGCGCGATATCCACCAACACAACAACGCTGCCTTCGCCGTGACCATTGTTCCTGAAGTTGAGCAAGGCGCTGCGCAGGGAGGTGCAGTTGCTCCTTCCCTAGATTTTACTGAACGTTGCCGCATATTTGAGGAAAAATGGGCGCAATATCGACAGGGAACGGGTGATGCGCGGATTCGTCTAGTGGAGATGCTTGACCAACGGGGGCAAGCCCTGGAAGTAGTGGAATTTAACGATCAAGTGGTGATCAGGATATATGTTGAATGCATCCAGCCCTGCTCCGCTTCTATCAATTACAAGCTCCGCGACAAAAATATGACGGCTGTGGTTGGCGCCGATTTTCTTATTGCCGAGCAACCGCTCCTGGCCATGTCGCGCGGCAAGATGTACATGGCAGAATATCGAACGCGGTTGTCGATTCGCCCGGGGAATTATACCCTCCGCCTGTCGGTGACCCACCCCATAAACAACCACGAGCAGGCAGTATTTATAGATATAGTCGAGGTGGCTCTGCCATTTAAACTGTTGCCGTCACCTCTCGGCTGGATCTATACTCAGGCCTATTTGCCAAACACGGTGCAGGTGAGTGAGATTTCTCCGGACCGTAAGTTGAATGACAATGAGCTAAGGAATTAATGATGTCTACACTTCTTGAACGTTTTCCCGGTGTCCACTTCTACAATCCCGCACTGACCGAGGTGCAGGACAACGTCCGTATCGGCAAGGGTACGCGGGTTGGGTCATTCACCCTTATTCACCAAGGGGCGGTAATCGGCGAAGATGTCACCATCGGTTCGCACTGCAATATCTGTGATTGCACCATCGGCGATCGTGCCTCCATTCAAACCGCCTGTCATATTACCCGGGGCGTGGTGATTGAGGATGAGGTGTTTATTGGCCCCGGAGTAGTCACCTTAAACGATAAGCTGCGCGGCGAGTCAATGGCCTTCCCGCGTATCTGCAAGGGAGCGAAGGTCGGCGGTGGCAGCGTCATTTTGCCGGGAGTGACCATTGGCGCTAGAGCGCTGGTCGGGGCCGGCAGCGTCGTCAACCGGGACGTGCAGGAAGGGGCGATAGTTGTCGGCAATCCCGCCCGTTTGATGGCCGGACGGTAGGCAGTTATGGATGGTATTATTGTCAATCTGGCGCCAACCGGGATGGTGCCCACCAAGGCGATGAATCCGCATCTGCCGGTTTCCGCCGAGGAAATCGTCGAGGATGCCAAACGCTGTCTCGCTCTCGGCGTGTCCATCGTCCACCTGCATGCGCGTGACGAGCTGGGGCAACCGACATATCGCAAGGAAGTTTATGGCCAGATAATTGCCGGTATCCGCGAGGCATATCCAGAGGCGATCATCTGTGTGTCGCTCAGCGGCCGCCATTTCAACGGATTTGAGGAACGGGCCGATCCCTTGCTGCTTACCGGCGATCTCAAGCCCGACATGGCCAGTCTCACCCTCGGCTCGATGAACTTCAGCCGCACCGCAAGCGTCAATAGTCCGGAGACGAACCAGCGGCTTATTGCCCGGATGGCCGAGGCGGGGGTCAAACCCGAGCTGGAGGTATTTGATTCCGGGATGGTAAATTATGCCCGCTATCTTGCCGACCGTGGCCTGATTCAGCCGCCCTTTTATTTCAATTTTCTCCTGGGAAACGTTGCCACGGCCCAGGCCAAGCCCCTGCATCTTGGGATGCTGATGGCCGAGTTGCCGGCCAATTCCTTGTGGTGTGGCGGCGGTATCGGCGCCGACCAGCTCGCCATGAATACCATGGGGATGTTGTATGGCAATGGGGCGCGCGTCGGCCTGGAGGATTACCTCTGGCTTGATAAAGAGAGAAAACACTTGGCCAGTAATGTCGATATGGTGCAGCGTGTCGTAAAGCTTGCAGAACTGATGGGTAAAAAAATTGCGACGCCGCGGGAAGTGCGCCGGGCGCTGGGATTGGATTCGCATGTCTGACGCCATTCCTTGCGGCCTGCATATTCTTATCACCAATAACACCCTTGGCGCCAGGGCGGGATCTGAGGTCTATGCCCGTGACCTGGCCATTGAACTGATGAAGCGTGGGCACCATCCGGTGGTTTACAGCACGGTGCTTGGTGAAGTTGCCGAGGATCTGCGCCGGGCGACGGTTCCGGTTGTCGATGATCTGCATGCCCTGGGCACTACTCCTGATATCATCCATGGTCAGCACCATCTGGAGACGATGACGGCCGCCCTGCATTTCCCTCGCACTCCGGTTATTTCGATATGCCATGGCTGGTTGCCGTGGGAGGAACTTCCCCCCTTATTTCCTTCTATTCTGCGCTATGTGGCGGTAGATGACCTCTGTAAGGAGCGCCTTTTGACAACAAAGGGAGTGCCTCCGGAACGTGTCGAGGTTTTGTATAACTTTGTCGATACGGATCGGTTTCAGTTGCGCCCACCTCTGCCGGCAAGGCCGCAATCTGCCCTAATCTTCAGCAACTATGCCGGTGCGTCAATGGTTGCTACCCTTGAATCGGCATGCCGGAAATTCGGAATTACCCGTATTGATGTCGCCGGTATCGGCATGGGCAAGGCCCTGACCGCCCCTGAAGAAGTGCTTGGCGACTACGATGTTGTTTTCGCCAAGGCGAAATGCGCCATAGAAGCCAGCGCTTCAGGGTGCGCCCTCATCGTTGCCGATTTTGCCGGTTTGGGCGGTATGGTGACGACTGAGAATGTCGAGTCACTCCGCCGGTTAAACTTCGGTGTTCGGACAATGCAACGGGCGGGTGTAAGCGAGGAATCCGTTATAGTTGAATTGCAACGCTACAATGCCGAGGATGCGAGGCAAGTAAGCCTCCTTGTCCGCGACAAGGCGTCGATGACCAAGGCAGTTGATCGATGGGACCAACTTTACAGAGAGGTGTTGGCCGACTGGCTGACCCTTGCCGGTGGCGATCAGCAGGCATTTGCTCATAACCAGTTGCGGGCCGCCGCCGGGTATCTCAGCCTCTTGGCGCCAAGTCTCAAGACGCGATACGACGGTTTTGCCCGCGCCGATCACACAGAGAGAATTGTCGCGGAAAAGGAGGCGCTTCTTGCCCTGGTTGAGGCAAGGGCAAGTGCCGCCGAGGGTCGTGCTGCGGAGACAGAGGCGCAGATTCGAACCAACAATGAAACTGCTCGACAACTCGCCAACGAACTCCAGCAGATTTACACTTCCCGGGCATGGAAGCTCGTCACCCGATACCGGATATTCAAGTCGGGGATTGCTAACTGCAGGAGGGCAATTGCCGGGAAAAAACTGTAAGATTATTTCCTCGCCATATCATCGATC
Proteins encoded in this region:
- a CDS encoding sulfotransferase, encoding MRKLTASPVIVGVPRSGTTLLRLMLDAHPELAIPPETGFLLHPGTFEACVSPAEIARKIMDFPSGAPAWGDYGISEEVFMGEIARLPTSAGLAEVLRLFYRLYADRFAKPRWGEKTPMYLQRMQAIHAILPETRFIHIIRDGRDVALSWRQMWFAPSRDTLELVQRWVKLVGEARVQSQGLPCLEIRYEELLTDTEKILRNICRFLELDFSPEMLEYHQNAASRLSEHRARYSSDGTLVVSQSQRLHQQRKTMSPPDVTMIDRWKTEMSQQEKDACLKIMGDLAQPIKEPYYTEEA
- a CDS encoding DUF4410 domain-containing protein; translated protein: MRKATSLFLAIFFLLGCIAGCGQKKNTTTNNPPVVRDIAVLTLDGEMSGLTADQTRELGNTVAWMDRDLIKNLNKAGFRAVLIKNMHEYKADMGKLLIAEVERFNAGNRAARALVGFGAGAASLDLRYKLLDEKGGTLAEWRDGVGSSKGATYCAETLNRKAVDKITSTLQ
- a CDS encoding lysophospholipid acyltransferase family protein codes for the protein MAKTMYSTPVLQPIVSALCKFCLAVRGWKIEGTPPTAPKYVLIAAPHTSNWDFPLSLAMAFVYRFEMHWMGKDSLFSGWRGPVMRWLGGIPINRESRNNVVAETIAAFNASDRLIIAVPPEGTRAKVTKWKTGFYYIALGANIPIALAFLDYRRKAGGFLSTFLPTGDAEKDIAAIRACYVGITGKYSDQSVVD
- a CDS encoding N-acetyltransferase, yielding MSTLLERFPGVHFYNPALTEVQDNVRIGKGTRVGSFTLIHQGAVIGEDVTIGSHCNICDCTIGDRASIQTACHITRGVVIEDEVFIGPGVVTLNDKLRGESMAFPRICKGAKVGGGSVILPGVTIGARALVGAGSVVNRDVQEGAIVVGNPARLMAGR
- a CDS encoding 3-keto-5-aminohexanoate cleavage protein → MDGIIVNLAPTGMVPTKAMNPHLPVSAEEIVEDAKRCLALGVSIVHLHARDELGQPTYRKEVYGQIIAGIREAYPEAIICVSLSGRHFNGFEERADPLLLTGDLKPDMASLTLGSMNFSRTASVNSPETNQRLIARMAEAGVKPELEVFDSGMVNYARYLADRGLIQPPFYFNFLLGNVATAQAKPLHLGMLMAELPANSLWCGGGIGADQLAMNTMGMLYGNGARVGLEDYLWLDKERKHLASNVDMVQRVVKLAELMGKKIATPREVRRALGLDSHV
- a CDS encoding response regulator, which produces MEPTTVLVIDDDQSFTEILGLRLDKRGFTVCTAADGEAGLTTLDHNEGIDVVVLDLAMPGMDGLEVLKIMKKRRPLVEILMLTGRSTVTTAVEAIKLGAYNYLTKPCNIEDLSTIIEEAAKHRKNRQAKILEIRMTPYLSPQKREELIGAILKE
- a CDS encoding ABC transporter ATP-binding protein; amino-acid sequence: MPISDTIAKSVSPVIVSCQGVSKCYYSYHRPMDRWWEGLNALLARCIGLQKQHRHTGFWALRDVSLEMYKGEAVGIVGRNGSGKSTLLQLIVGILSPSEGQINVSGRVSAMLELGAGFHPEFTGVENVRINAALLGLSPATIEERLASILDFSEIGDYAFMPVKTYSSGMYVRLAFSVMIHSSTDLLVIDEALSVGDAAFQAKCMKWMHDFQNAGGSLLFVSHDVAAVRALCSRAVYLESGRVKEMGAVGAVTDHYLRDIHQHNNAAFAVTIVPEVEQGAAQGGAVAPSLDFTERCRIFEEKWAQYRQGTGDARIRLVEMLDQRGQALEVVEFNDQVVIRIYVECIQPCSASINYKLRDKNMTAVVGADFLIAEQPLLAMSRGKMYMAEYRTRLSIRPGNYTLRLSVTHPINNHEQAVFIDIVEVALPFKLLPSPLGWIYTQAYLPNTVQVSEISPDRKLNDNELRN
- a CDS encoding VF530 family protein, with product MNKENSKTPLQGLTLERIINSLFEYYGWEELGKRIAIRCFTTDPSVKSSLTFLRKTPWARKKVENLYLAIQKKARKDLGNT
- a CDS encoding glycosyltransferase family 4 protein gives rise to the protein MSDAIPCGLHILITNNTLGARAGSEVYARDLAIELMKRGHHPVVYSTVLGEVAEDLRRATVPVVDDLHALGTTPDIIHGQHHLETMTAALHFPRTPVISICHGWLPWEELPPLFPSILRYVAVDDLCKERLLTTKGVPPERVEVLYNFVDTDRFQLRPPLPARPQSALIFSNYAGASMVATLESACRKFGITRIDVAGIGMGKALTAPEEVLGDYDVVFAKAKCAIEASASGCALIVADFAGLGGMVTTENVESLRRLNFGVRTMQRAGVSEESVIVELQRYNAEDARQVSLLVRDKASMTKAVDRWDQLYREVLADWLTLAGGDQQAFAHNQLRAAAGYLSLLAPSLKTRYDGFARADHTERIVAEKEALLALVEARASAAEGRAAETEAQIRTNNETARQLANELQQIYTSRAWKLVTRYRIFKSGIANCRRAIAGKKL